One Mycobacterium marseillense DNA window includes the following coding sequences:
- the opcA gene encoding glucose-6-phosphate dehydrogenase assembly protein OpcA has product MIIDMEDTTTTAVNKRLDELRERVGAVAMGRVLTLIIAPDSEEILEESLQAANDASHEHPSRIIVTMRGNPYADKPRLDAQLRAGGDTGASEVVVLRLSGALSGHAASVVTPFLLPDIPVVAWWPDVAPAVPAQDPLGRLAIRRITDATNGVDPLAAIKSRLPGHTAGDTDLAWARITYWRALLTSAVDLTPHEPIESALVSGLATEPALDVLAGWLASRIDGPVRRAVGELKIELKRSSETIVLSRPQEGRTATLSRTSRPDALLPLARRETGECLAEDLRRLDPDEIYQTALEGIEKVQYV; this is encoded by the coding sequence GTGATAATCGATATGGAAGACACCACCACCACCGCGGTCAACAAGAGACTCGACGAGCTGCGGGAAAGGGTCGGTGCCGTCGCCATGGGCCGGGTCCTGACGCTCATCATCGCGCCGGACAGCGAGGAGATCCTCGAAGAGTCGCTGCAGGCGGCCAACGACGCCAGCCACGAACACCCCAGCCGGATCATCGTCACGATGCGGGGCAACCCGTACGCGGACAAGCCCAGGCTGGACGCGCAGCTGCGCGCCGGCGGCGACACCGGCGCCAGCGAGGTGGTGGTGCTGCGGCTGTCGGGCGCGTTGTCCGGCCACGCGGCCAGCGTCGTCACCCCGTTCCTGCTGCCCGACATCCCGGTGGTGGCCTGGTGGCCCGACGTCGCGCCAGCGGTGCCCGCGCAGGATCCGTTGGGCCGGTTGGCGATTCGGCGCATCACCGACGCCACCAACGGGGTCGACCCGCTGGCGGCGATCAAGAGTCGGCTGCCCGGACACACCGCCGGCGACACCGATCTCGCCTGGGCGCGCATCACCTACTGGCGGGCGCTGCTCACCTCGGCGGTCGACTTGACGCCGCACGAACCGATCGAGTCGGCGCTGGTGTCCGGCCTGGCCACCGAGCCGGCCCTCGACGTCCTGGCCGGGTGGCTGGCCAGCCGGATCGACGGCCCGGTGCGCCGGGCCGTCGGCGAACTCAAGATCGAACTGAAGCGCAGCAGCGAGACCATCGTGTTGAGCCGCCCGCAAGAAGGCAGGACGGCCACGCTGAGCCGGACGTCGCGGCCGGACGCCCTGCTTCCGTTGGCGCGTAGGGAAACCGGCGAGTGCCTCGCCGAAGACCTGCGTCGCCTGGATCCCGACGAGATCTACCAAACCGCGCTCGAAGGCATTGAGAAAGTGCAATACGTGTGA